From the genome of Nicotiana sylvestris chromosome 2, ASM39365v2, whole genome shotgun sequence, one region includes:
- the LOC104231255 gene encoding putative E3 ubiquitin-protein ligase LIN translates to MASLQELLTEEGFESTKRTPTKTHRKVKFKDRTTFQEDSNIALPIYICHDRRSSLDFSKNKSRRPFSSSSSSVHSSKRSNVKSIVEVDIPRRDEPAIDEVAIRAVISILSGFVGQYLRDKDFRETIKEKCYACFVRKKNHNSDNGIFADMELAIESIERLVESIDDTQREVKVKSLQYSIRLLTIVSSLNSNNTGNVSTCGIPNSNLSACAQLYLSVVYKLEKNDRIAARHLLQVFVDSPFLARTHLLPELWEHLFLPHLLHLKIWHTQEVEVFSTLDCVDKEKQMKALNKVYNDHIDIGTTKFALYYKQWLKVGSQAPAVPSVPLPYKVGHSPSRRRSLDSFTSNSSIKNNSLYRAVFGPIMERKSMDVARNGIWDYKEEEEEKISSIGDGNYVPKKAVVHRRSPSQSYRTPKHDLWAQTHKKSDYFRFFNCQSEPVEFLREGNNKIGSVSIRKEEKTTPSVSSDLSRAIFAICSSDSLSDCELAIRLVAKSWLDSRGDPETVKTLSTAPVIEGIMNVLFASEDDEILELAISILAELVTKKEMNGQIIRNSDPQLDIFLRLLRSSSLFLKAAILLYLVQPKAKQMISIEWIPLVLRVLEFADQLQTLFTVQRSPQEAAYYLLDQLLTGFDEDKNFENCRQVISLGGLGLLLRRVEMGDVSEKSKVVSVMYYCIQSDGSCRHYLANNLNKDYLLPLLLLQNQQNARGHIFAFLTELLCIDKQIQRIEFLRGLLSGWGMVNTLHIFLVYLQRAQPEERPVISVILLQLDLLGDPNECSVYREEVIDEIIKALDCQVFNEKVQVQSAKALHILGSCFSYTGVPIVEQLLLKEAGYDENTGDSYHGKNIILNSYMNLNEEEEATRNWQRKTARVLLNSGSKRLLASLVDTIANGIPCLGRASLVTVSWMSNFFCSIEDKGVRSVVCSELIPELIKLLKYNNAIEERVLASLSLLKLANNSDYLAKLSPLDKELISDLHKLSEVTWTAKELISIISSSFRHQQLNVP, encoded by the exons ATGGCTTCTCTTCAAGAATTGCTAACTGAAGAAGGTTTTGAGAGTACAAAAAGAACACCTACAAAAACTCACAGAAAAGTCAAGTTCAAAGACAGAACAACTTTTCAAGAAGATTCCAACATTGCTTTACCTATTTACATTTGCCATGACAGAAGATCATCCTTGGATTTCTCCAAGAACAAATCCAGAAGACCCTTTTCCAGTTCTAGTTCTTCGGTCCACTCATCGAAAAGATCAAATGTAAAGTCCATTGTTGAAGTCGATATTCCAAGAAGAGATGAGCCTGCTATTGATGAAGTTGCTATTAGAGCTGTCATTTCTATACTTAGTGGCTTTGTAGGACAATATTTGAGGGACAAAGATTTTCGCGAAACCATTAAGGAGAAATGCTATGCTTGTTTTGTGAGAAAGAAGAACCATAATTCAGATAATGGGATTTTTGCAGATATGGAATTGGCTATTGAGAGTATAGAGAGACTAGTTGAGAGCATTGATGATACACAGAGGGAAGTAAAAGTTAAGTCTTTGCAATACTCTATTAGGCTATTAACAATTGTGTCATCTTTGAATTCCAACAACACTGGAAATGTCTCAACTTGTGGAATTCCCAATTCCAATCTCTCTGCTTGTGCACAGCTCTACTTATCTGTTGTTTACAAGCTAGAAAAAAATGATAGAATTGCAGCTAGGCATTTGCTGCAGGTATTCGTTGATTCGCCATTTCTTGCTCGGACACACTTGCTTCCTGAACTTTGGGAGCATTTGTTTCTTCCTCACCTTCTTCATCTCAAGATTTGGCATACACAAGAAGTAGAAGTTTTTTCAACTTTGGATTGTGTTGACAAGGAGAAGCAGATGAAAGCCTTAAACAAGGTTTATAATGACCACATAGATATTGGTACAACAAAGTTTGCTCTTTACTATAAACAATGGCTCAAGGTTGGTTCCCAAGCCCCTGCTGTTCCTTCTGTACCTTTGCCTTATAAAGTGGGTCACTCGCCTTCAAGAAGACGATCTTTGGATTCTTTCACCTCCAATTCCTCCATCAAGAATAACTCACT ATATCGAGCTGTTTTTGGACCGATTATGGAGAGGAAATCCATGGATGTTGCAAGAAATGGAATTTGGGAttataaggaggaagaagaagagaagatttCATCCATTGGAGATGGCAATTATGTTCCA AAGAAAGCAGTGGTTCATCGAAGATCACCGAGTCAAAGTTACAGAACCCCAAAACATGATCTGTGGGCTCAGACTCATAAAAAATCAGACTACTTCCGGTTTTTCAATTGTCAAAGTGAGCCTGTAGAGTTCTTGAGAGAAGGAAACAATAAGATTGGCAGTGTTTCCATCAGAAAGGAAGAAAAAACCACTCCTTCTGTTTCAAGTGATCTAAGTAGAGCTATCTTCGCGATTTGCTCCTCAGATAGCTTAAGTGACTGTGAACTGGCAATCCGTTTGGTAGCAAAATCTTGGCTTGATTCTCGTGGAGATCCCGAGACTGTAAAGACATTGTCAACTGCACCAGTGATTGAAGGAATAATGAACGTTTTGTTTGCATCCGAAGATGATGAGATCTTGGAACTAGCAATCTCAATCTTAGCAGAACTAGTCACTAAGAAGGAGATGAATGGGCAAATCATTCGCAACTCGGATCCACAGCTTGATATCTTCTTGAGACTATTGAGAAGTAGCAGCCTGTTTCTTAAGGCTGCAATTCTACTTTACCTAGTGCAGCCTAAGGCTAAACAGATGATATCTATTGAGTGGATTCCATTAGTACTTCGAGTTTTGGAATTTGCAGATCAGTTGCAGACGTTATTCACGGTTCAACGTAGTCCTCAAGAGGCTGCATATTACTTGCTTGATCAACTACTTACTGGTTTTGATGAAGACAAGAATTTTGAAAATTGTAGGCAAGTCATTTCACTAGGGGGGTTGGGGTTGTTGCTGAGAAGAGTTGAAATGGGAGATGTCTCAGAAAAGAGTAAGGTGGTTTCTGTTATGTACTATTGTATTCAATCTGATGGAAGCTGCAGGCATTACCTGGCCAACAACTTGAATAAAGattatcttcttcctcttcttttgcttcAAAACCAGCAAAACGCTCGCGGACACATTTTTGCATTTCTCACAGAGCTTCTCTGCATTGACAA GCAAATTCAAAGAATAGAATTCTTACGTGGTCTACTAAGTGGATGGGGAATGGTGAACACCTTGCACATTTTTCTAGTTTATCTCCAAAGAGCTCAACCAGAAGAACGCCCCGTTATCTCTGTCATATTGTTACAGCTTGATCTTTTG GGAGATCCGAATGAGTGCAGCGTATATAGAGAAGAAGTAATAGATGAAATAATAAAAGCATTGGACTGTCAAGTATTCAATGAGAAAGTCCAAGTACAATCAGCTAAAGCTCTACATATACTAGGGAGTTGTTTTTCCTATACTGGAGTGCCAATAGTGGAGCAATTGCTATTAAAAGAAGCAGGCTACGACGAAAACACTGGGGATTCATATCATGGCAAGAACATCATCCTTAACAGTTATATGAACCTG AATGAAGAGGAAGAGGCAACAAGAAATTGGCAAAGGAAAACAGCAAGAGTGTTGCTTAACAGTGGAAGCAAGAGGCTATTGGCTTCTCTTGTAGATACAATAGCCAATGGAATTCCCTGTTTAGGGAGAGCAAGCCTAGTTACTGTTTCCTGGATGAGCAATTTTTTCTGTTCCATCGAGGATAAAGGGGTTCGGTCTGTAGTATGTTCGGAGCTAATTCCAGAGCTGATCAAGCTATTGAAGTACAATAATGCTATAGAGGAAAGAGTTCTTGCTTCACTTTCATTACTCAAACTGGCTAACAATTCAG ATTATTTGGCGAAATTGTCTCCATTAGATAAGGAGCTCATAAGTGACCTGCATAAACTCTCAGAAGTAACATGGACAGCAAAGGAGCTTATTTCAATTATTTCGAGCAGCTTTAGGCATCAGCAACTTAATGTACCTTAA